GTTACTGACAATCCGGAAGAGATTGCCGATGCATTAATGGCCCGGCTGGGACGGGGGGTAACTGTGTTTCATGGAGAAGGCGGTTATACCGGTGAACCGAAAAAGGTCTTATATTCGGTAGTCACTCGATTAGAAGTAGCGAAATTAAAGACGATTGTTCAGGAAAAAGACGAAAATGCGTTTGTTACCATTAGTGATGTTCATGACGTAATGGGCGGAAGAGTTAAGAAGAAGGCTATTCACTAAGAGACAAAGAGAGCACAGATTGCAGTGAAACAATCTGTACTCTCTTTAAGTGGTAGATCTGAAAATATTTACTGTAACAAAGAAACCCGGACTTGCTGCAGTCACGCAGTATGTCCGGGTTTTACGGTTTATACGATTTTAGTTGTCCACTCTTCAACATTCCAAATCGCTGTTACCCAATCTTCATAGAAATCAGGTTCGTGGGATACCAGTAAAATAGTTCCCTTAAATTCAATCAGTGCTTTTTTTAATTCGGCTTTTGCTTCGACATCCAGATGGTTGGTAGGCTCATCGAGGATTAACCAATTAATATCCTTCAGCATTAGCTTGCAAAGCCGAACTTTTGCATTCTCGCCGCCACTTAAAACCATCATTTTGCTGGTAATGTGCTCGTTGGTCAAGCCGCAGCGAGCAAGAGCAGCGCGCACTTCAAAGTTGGTCATGCCGGGATATTCATTCCATACTTCTTCAATCGCAGTATTGTAGTTGTCTCGGCTGGTTTCTTGTTCAAAATAACCAGGGAAAAGATAGTCGCCTAATTCCACTTTACCGGCTACAGGAGCAATTTTCCCCATCACTGTTTTGAGAAGTGTGGTTTTTCCTAACCCGTTGACACCACGAATTGCGACTTTCTGACCACGTTCCAATACAAAACTTACCGGCTTAGTCAGCGGCTCATCATAGCCCAGGACTAAATCGGTGGCTTCAACGACATTGCGGCTGGGAGTCCTGGCCTCATTAAATTTAAAACTTGGCTTGGGCTTTTCCCGAGGCTTCTCTAGGATCTCCATCTTATCCAATTGTTTTTGACGGCTGTTGGCCATTCCGCGTGTAGCAACCCGGGCTTTATTACGTGCCACAAAATCTTCCAAACGGTCAATTTCTTGCTGCTGGCGCTCGTAAGCACGCTGTTCTTGACTCTTTTTAATTGAATGAAGCTGTTGGAATTGCTCATAGTTGCCTGTATAGCGAGTCAAAATTGTATTCTCAACATGGTAAATCACATTGACGACTTCATTCAAGAAAGGAATATCATGGGATACCAGAATGAAGCTGTTTTCATAGTTTTTCAAATAATTTTTCAGCCATTCGATATGTTCGACATCTAAATAGTTGGTCGGCTCGTCTAGGATCAAGATGGTAGGGTTCTGAAGCAGTAACTTAGTTAAGAGAACCTTGGTCCGCTGGCCGCCGCTTAAATCAGCGACATCCTTATCAAGACCGATCGCTCCGAGCCCCAAACCGTTGGCTATTTCGTTAATCTTAGCGTCAATGGTATAAAAGCCATTGTGTTCAAGGACATCTTGAATTTCGCCAACATCTTCCATCATTTTATCTAACTCATCAGGAGAGGCATTGCCCATTTTATCGTAAATTTCCAGCATCTCAGCTTCTAGCTCAAACATGCCGTTAAAGGCTTCCCTTAAGGCTTCCCGAATATTCTTGCCTTTTGTCAGCACTGAATGCTGATCCAGATATCCGACGGTTACCCGATTTGACCATTCTACTTTCCCTTCATCGGGAGTAAGTTGACCTGTTATGATGTTTAGAAAAGTTGATTTTCCTTCACCATTTGCGCCAATTAATCCAACATGCTCGCCTTTGAGAAGGCGGAACGATGCATTTTCTAAGATACCTCTGGCCCCAAAGCCGTGTGTTACATTCTCTACCGTTAATACACTCATTTTTTTGTCACCTGCAGTATAAATAGTTTTCTATTGTAGTCTAGCCGATAACTGAACGTAAAGCAATCGCTTTGACATATTTTACAGTTCCTATAACTATTATGTCTGGTAAATGTTATAATTAGCTATCAGTAGAAATCATGAAAAATTTACATAAGGACAATCAGCGGTAATGTCCTTGACAAGGAGTACTTGGCACAGTAAAATGTAGCCAAAAATATAAAAATGCAATGTCACTGAAGACATACTGGCTAATTTTGGCTAAGTATGTCTTTTTTGGTTATGCACGCGATTTGGGGCGGAAAATATGAATACCATCGATATTAAAGAGATGATCAACAACAGGAAGATTGATACCTTCTTTCAACCCATTATTTCAGCTCGCACTAAAACCACAATAGGCCTTGAAGCTTTATCACGTACTGTTTGTCCTGAAACTGGCAATGTCATTCCGTTCCCGATCATGATGCAGGAGGCTATTCAAAGAGGATTGACCATTGAACTTGATCGTCTTTGCCGCGAAAAAGCCGTCGAGAACTTTATTGCTATTCCGCAGCGGCATGATGATTTGCTATTGTTCATCAATCTTGACACTACCATTGTGGATAAAGGGGTAGTGGGATCAGGGCATTTAATGAATTTAATTAACCGAATGGGTCTAAAACCAGAAAATGTAGTGATCGAGATCTTGGAGGCCAACATTACTAATACAGAAGCTTTAGAGCGCTTTGCCAGCACTTATCGTGAATATGGTTTTTTGTTGGCAATCGATGATATGGGAATTGGCAGCTCTAATTTAGAACGAACCATGCATCTAAAACCCGATATTATTAAAGTAGACCGTGCTTTAGTGAGACATGTAGACAGGGATTATTATAAGCAGGAAGTCTTTAAATCACTTGTTGGCCTGTCAAGAAAAATTGGAGCACTGGTTGTGGCAGAGGGAATTGAGACTGAAGCTGAGGCACTTACCAGTCTGGAACTGGGAGCTGATATGCTGCAGGGGTTTTATTTTCTTAAGCCACAAAAAATTGATCAAGATACCTTCAGCGACTTTACAATTAAAATTGATACGATTGCTGTTAACTACAAACAAACACGGATTGAAAGCATTAGGCAGGAACAAATCGCCTTAAAGTTCTACAATAAAATTATGGAGACCATTATTGTCGAACTAAACCGTGTTTCACAAGCCGGCTTTGAGTCGAAGCTAACCAAATTTGTCAATTTATTTCCGGCACTGGAGTATCTCTATATTCTGGATATGAATGGGCAGCAGGTTACAGGCAGTGTATGCTGCAGTGAAAAATGCTTTCGGCAAGGTCGGAAAATTTTTAAAGCCGGTCTCTATGGGGCTGATCAATCCCTCAAAGACTACTACTTGTATATTAAAGCCGGAGCTGAAAGATATACCTCCAGGCCTTATATGTCGCTGGCCAGCGGTAATTTATGTATCACTGAATCGGTGGTTTTTCGCGATATGCGCAATAACAAATACATTCTTTGTGCAGACTTTAATCCGTAATTGGTATTGTGCAGGATAAACCCTTGTGTTTTTAAGACAAACATTACTGTAACAAAAAGAGAAAAAACACTTGCGCAACTTCAATGTGTGTGATATTATAGGTTCAATGATATAACGTAATAGCTGTGATGAGGAAAAGTAAGTATTGGTGTATTGGTACAGAGAGCTAGGGGTGTTGAGAACCTGGTACGAGAACCATACTGAAGTTCACCTCGGAGCTGCCCGCTGAAGTCTGTTGATGGTAGGTGGAGCCGGATACCTTCGCCGTTACAAGAAGGGGAGTATCGGCTTTTTGCCCGTACTTTTTGGAGTGATCTACTGAATCAGTAGATAATTAAGGTGGTACCGCGAGATAACTCTCGTCCTTTGTTTAGGATGAGAGTTTTTTATTTTTCCACTTTTAATTGGCTGGTTTTTGAAAAAGCCTTATATGGTGCTCATTTTAATAGAAAGTTCGTAAGGAGGAACTTGCGATGTATTCAGGTCAGACGGCGGTAGAACGAACGGTTGGTTATCTCGGGCCCCGTGGCACTCATAGTGAAGAAATTGCGCTTGGTTTATATAAAGGTGAATGGGGACAGTTTGTACCCTTTACCAGTATCGATGGCGCAATCAGGGCGGTGGAAGTTGGCACTGTTACAGAATGTGTTGTCCCCATAGAAAACTCCTTAGAAGGTTCAGTCAATGTTACGCTTGATACGTTGGCTCATGAAGTTAACCTTTCCATTACTAAGGAAATTATCTGGTCGGTGCGGCACCATTTGCTAGTCAGGCCAGATACAAAGCATATTCATGTCATTGTTTCACACAGCCAGGCTTTGGCTCAATGCCGTAGCTACATTAATCAATTTCATCCTAATGCTGAAGTGAAGGCTGTAGAGAGTACTGCTGAAGCGGCCTATCTAGTGGCCAGCGGTGCACCCAATCATGCTGCGATTGGCAGCGGGCGGGCGGGGGAAATTTATGGGTTAGAGTCTAAGTCAACAGATATTCAAGATAATGATAAGAACTGTACCCGTTTTGTTGTTTTAAGCAAGCAGCCACATGATCCAACCGGTGAACGCTGTAAAACGTCCATTGTGTGTCAAATAAAAGGTGAGAAACCGGGCAGCCTATGTGAGATGCTGCAAGATTTTGCGACAAGAGACGTCAATCTAACAAGAATTGAATCACGGCCGGCACGAACAGGGCTTGGTGAATACATCTTTTTCCTTGATATAGCAGGAACAGTGAATCAAGATAAAGTCAAGAGTGCTGTGGCGGCAGTCCAGCTAAAAAGCCGCTGGTTTAAAAATTTAGGATCATTTGGGGTCTATACGATACAAAATTCTTAATAAATAGGGGGAAGATGATATGGTAATCGTAATGAATGCAAACGCAACTGGGGAACAAATTAAAAGAGTTATTGGTCGTGTGCATCATGCTGGTCTTAGAACGCATATTGTAGAAGGTGAATTTCGAACTATTATTGGCATTATTGGCGACAAGAAGACCATTATGGCATTGGCCATTGAAGCGCTTGACGGGGTAGAGAAAGCAGTTCCGATTTCATCCAGCTACAAGCTCGTTAGTCGTGACTTCCATCCGCAATCTAGTGTTGTTGATGTCAGCGGCATTAAAATTGGTGGGGATTCACTGGTTGTCATGGGGG
This portion of the Sporomusaceae bacterium FL31 genome encodes:
- a CDS encoding ABC transporter ATP-binding protein, with product MSVLTVENVTHGFGARGILENASFRLLKGEHVGLIGANGEGKSTFLNIITGQLTPDEGKVEWSNRVTVGYLDQHSVLTKGKNIREALREAFNGMFELEAEMLEIYDKMGNASPDELDKMMEDVGEIQDVLEHNGFYTIDAKINEIANGLGLGAIGLDKDVADLSGGQRTKVLLTKLLLQNPTILILDEPTNYLDVEHIEWLKNYLKNYENSFILVSHDIPFLNEVVNVIYHVENTILTRYTGNYEQFQQLHSIKKSQEQRAYERQQQEIDRLEDFVARNKARVATRGMANSRQKQLDKMEILEKPREKPKPSFKFNEARTPSRNVVEATDLVLGYDEPLTKPVSFVLERGQKVAIRGVNGLGKTTLLKTVMGKIAPVAGKVELGDYLFPGYFEQETSRDNYNTAIEEVWNEYPGMTNFEVRAALARCGLTNEHITSKMMVLSGGENAKVRLCKLMLKDINWLILDEPTNHLDVEAKAELKKALIEFKGTILLVSHEPDFYEDWVTAIWNVEEWTTKIV
- a CDS encoding histidine kinase, coding for MNTIDIKEMINNRKIDTFFQPIISARTKTTIGLEALSRTVCPETGNVIPFPIMMQEAIQRGLTIELDRLCREKAVENFIAIPQRHDDLLLFINLDTTIVDKGVVGSGHLMNLINRMGLKPENVVIEILEANITNTEALERFASTYREYGFLLAIDDMGIGSSNLERTMHLKPDIIKVDRALVRHVDRDYYKQEVFKSLVGLSRKIGALVVAEGIETEAEALTSLELGADMLQGFYFLKPQKIDQDTFSDFTIKIDTIAVNYKQTRIESIRQEQIALKFYNKIMETIIVELNRVSQAGFESKLTKFVNLFPALEYLYILDMNGQQVTGSVCCSEKCFRQGRKIFKAGLYGADQSLKDYYLYIKAGAERYTSRPYMSLASGNLCITESVVFRDMRNNKYILCADFNP
- the pheA gene encoding prephenate dehydratase, with the translated sequence MYSGQTAVERTVGYLGPRGTHSEEIALGLYKGEWGQFVPFTSIDGAIRAVEVGTVTECVVPIENSLEGSVNVTLDTLAHEVNLSITKEIIWSVRHHLLVRPDTKHIHVIVSHSQALAQCRSYINQFHPNAEVKAVESTAEAAYLVASGAPNHAAIGSGRAGEIYGLESKSTDIQDNDKNCTRFVVLSKQPHDPTGERCKTSIVCQIKGEKPGSLCEMLQDFATRDVNLTRIESRPARTGLGEYIFFLDIAGTVNQDKVKSAVAAVQLKSRWFKNLGSFGVYTIQNS